One Colius striatus isolate bColStr4 chromosome 7, bColStr4.1.hap1, whole genome shotgun sequence DNA segment encodes these proteins:
- the PIERCE2 gene encoding piercer of microtubule wall 2 protein — MWKVSPQLRFGIGRQWPCCYRRSCPSLPKSRLPLQGKKMTSARNLSSPNTEQNQSPHMPFCANPGNPVFSCMLDTKMLLTNGSLAKPQHLLFKTTSSEYGAIPPVSQMVPCTYHPVDQTFSKHLLACGPFGGGYLNTAIDRSRVYDYPNFQHTL; from the exons ATGTGGAAAGTTTCACCACAGCTCCGGTTTGGAATCGGACGCCAGTGGCCGTGCTGCTACAGAAGAAGCTGTCCTTCCCTCCCCAAGAGCCGTTTGCCCCTG CAGGGAAAGAAGATGACTTCTGCCAGAAATCTGTCAAGTCCAAACACTGAGCAAAACCAATCTCCTCATATGCCTTTCTGCGCCAATCCTGGCAACCCAGTGTTTTCCTGTATGCTGGACACCAAAATGCTCCTGACCAATGGTTCTTTGGCAAAGCCTCAGCATTTACTGTTTAAAACAACTTCAAGCGAATATGGTGCTATACCACCTGTCTCACAGATGGTACCCTGTACTTACCATCCAGTGGATCAAACCTTTTCAAAACACTTACTTGCCTGTGGGCCATTTGGAGGTGGTTATTTAAACACTGCCATTGACAGAAGTAGGGTCTATGATTACCCCAATTTCCAGCATACTCTGTAA
- the DNAAF4 gene encoding dynein axonemal assembly factor 4 isoform X3, whose protein sequence is MPVWLREYSWRQTGSAVYLSLPLRGVRVTATNIFCTDQYLKVSVPPFLFEAILYAPIDETKSTARIGNGIIFFTLYKKEVAMWDSLIVANADKEKLQYLREHAVLKAHEKAKEETEAKRVTKQEHKKYALEAAMKLEEAERKRVEDLKEKERQKVTEELELWKKQQKEAEKQRKVQKDQEAQQLKEKKKEKLNKTRIPNEGTSKIRLKPTKGHGSYSMFSENIKEEQLPAPRSAATIKINFTSRVFPTPLRESRVAEEEEWLRKQAEARRTISSDLSEMEDLKEEEKNPDWLKDKGNKMFAMGNYLAAVHAYNLAVRLNNKLPLLYLNRAACHLKLRNLHKAIEDSSKALELLTPPVPDNESARVKAHVRRGTAFCQLELYTEGLQDYEEALKIDPKNKTIEKDAEKIRHLIQGTMQDS, encoded by the exons ATGCCGGTGTGGCTGCGGGAGTACAGCTGGCGGCAGACCGGCTCCGCCGTGTACCTCTCGCTGCCCTTGCGCGGCGTTCGGGTCACCGCCACCAACATATTCTGCACTGACCAGTACTTGAAG GTAAGCGTCCCTCCCTTTTTATTTGAAGCTATTTTATATGCTCCTATTGATGAGACAAAAAGCACAGCAAGGATTGGAAATGGAAtcattttcttcactttgtATAAAAAAGAAGTGGCCATGTGGGACTCCCTAATTGTAGCAAATG ctgACAAGGAGAAACTGCAATATCTAAGAGAGCATGCTGTTCTAAAAGCCCATGAAAAGGCAAAAGAGGAGACAGAAGCAAAAAGGGTTACAAAACAAGAACACAAAAAATATGCTTTGGAGGCTGCAATGAAG CTagaggaagcagaaagaaagagagttgaagatctgaaagaaaaggagcGTCAGAAGGTCACTGAGGAGTTGGAGTtatggaaaaaacaacaaaaagaagctgagaaacaaaggaaagtACAAAAAGATCAAGAAGCACAACAattaaaggagaagaaaaaggagaaactgaACAAAACTAGGATTCCCAATGAAGGAACTTCTAAGATCAGACTCAAACCTACTAAAG GTCATGGTTCCTATAGtatgttttcagaaaatataaaGGAAGAACAGTTGCCGGCTCCACGATCTGCTGCTACAATTAAAATAAACTTCACATCACGAGTTTTTCCTACACCTCTGAGAGAATCTCGTGTcgcagaagaggaggag TGGCTACGTAAACAAGCAGAAGCTCGAAGAACAATAAGTTCTGATTTGTCTGAGATGGAAGATTTaaaagaagaggagaagaatCCAGATTGGTTAAAGGACAAAGGAAA CAAAATGTTTGCCATGGGAAACTATCTTGCAGCTGTACATGCCTATAACCTTGCAGTGCGACTGAACAATAAGCTTCCCCTACTGTATCTGAATCGTGCTGCTTGCCACCTTAAACTGAGAAATTTACATAAAGCTATCGAAGATTCCTCTAAG GCACTAGAACTGCTGACACCACCCGTTCCTGATAATGAGAGTGCTCGAGTAAAAGCCCACGTGAGACGTGGAACAGCATTTTGTCAGCTGGAGTTATATACAGAAG GTCTCCAGGATTATGAAGAGGCTCTCAAGATTGatcctaaaaataaaactatagaAAAAGATGCTGAGAAGATTCGACACCTAATTCAAGGGACAATGCAAGATTCTTAA